One part of the Candidatus Omnitrophota bacterium genome encodes these proteins:
- a CDS encoding lysophospholipid acyltransferase family protein yields the protein MIYKFCCLLGIILYKLLFRFKSAGRENFPPKGGCILASNHLSHLDPLALGIPSYRRLNFMARKSLFNNKLFAKFLNSVDAFAVEDKDLGLSGMKEALRRLKAGKVVALFPEGTRSKDGKLHPGKIGVGLLALKSNVPIVPARIFGTDQALPIGARFIRLRPVSVYFGRPLRFGQSYQQGNKKDNYLRASQSIMEQISKLGPQVK from the coding sequence ATGATTTATAAGTTCTGTTGCTTACTGGGCATAATTTTATATAAACTGTTGTTCAGGTTTAAGTCAGCCGGAAGGGAAAATTTTCCTCCCAAAGGCGGCTGCATTCTGGCCAGTAATCATTTAAGCCATTTAGATCCCCTGGCCTTAGGCATACCGTCTTATCGCCGGCTCAATTTTATGGCTAGAAAGAGCCTGTTTAACAATAAGCTGTTTGCTAAATTCTTAAATTCAGTTGATGCCTTTGCTGTCGAAGACAAAGATCTGGGTCTTTCGGGAATGAAAGAGGCATTAAGGAGACTGAAGGCAGGTAAAGTTGTGGCCCTGTTTCCCGAAGGGACAAGAAGCAAGGACGGAAAACTGCATCCGGGTAAAATCGGGGTCGGCCTGCTGGCGTTGAAGTCTAACGTTCCGATAGTTCCGGCCAGGATCTTTGGCACAGACCAGGCTTTGCCGATTGGCGCGAGATTCATCAGGTTGAGACCGGTCAGTGTCTACTTTGGCCGTCCGCTGAGGTTTGGCCAATCTTATCAACAGGGAAATAAGAAAGATAATTATTTAAGAGCCAGTCAATCAATCATGGAGCAAATATCTAAATTAGGGCCTCAAGTAAAATGA
- a CDS encoding 4-hydroxy-3-methylbut-2-enyl diphosphate reductase, with product MKVIVSEHVGFCFGVERAVKKAERMLDNRGLSNYSVGPLIHNPQTIEKLTEKGLRIVNRIEQIKNGRLIIRAHGLRPELLSKARAKNIEVVDSTCPFVKKVQEASCRLVKQGYAVIIAGDKNHPEVKSIGGFTDEKAMVAAGPSDLDKLNLNKSRKIALLAQTTQSNSNFQAIINKLVSKGHFEELRIFNTICRATVVRQREARSIAQKVEMMIIMGGRLSANTKRLAGICKEAGVETHHVEAAKDIKPSWFRKKRSIGLAGGTSTPAWVIKQAADRLKKVYTDDHRRGKLTAHSL from the coding sequence ATGAAGGTAATAGTTTCTGAGCATGTTGGATTTTGTTTTGGGGTTGAGCGGGCGGTAAAAAAGGCCGAGCGAATGCTTGACAATAGAGGTTTGTCAAATTATTCAGTCGGCCCCCTGATCCATAATCCCCAGACCATCGAAAAATTGACTGAAAAAGGTTTGAGGATAGTTAACCGGATAGAGCAGATAAAAAACGGAAGGCTGATAATCAGAGCCCATGGGCTTAGGCCTGAGTTACTCAGCAAGGCCAGGGCCAAAAACATAGAAGTAGTAGACTCTACCTGTCCTTTTGTTAAGAAGGTTCAGGAGGCTTCCTGCCGGCTTGTTAAACAAGGCTATGCGGTCATAATTGCCGGGGACAAAAACCATCCAGAGGTGAAATCAATAGGCGGTTTTACCGATGAGAAGGCAATGGTTGCAGCCGGGCCTTCTGATCTGGATAAGTTAAATCTGAATAAGAGCAGGAAAATTGCCTTATTGGCACAGACCACTCAGTCAAACAGCAATTTTCAGGCTATAATTAATAAGCTGGTTTCTAAAGGTCATTTTGAGGAACTGAGGATATTTAATACTATTTGCCGCGCTACGGTTGTCCGGCAAAGAGAAGCCAGGTCCATTGCCCAAAAAGTAGAAATGATGATAATCATGGGCGGAAGGCTGAGCGCTAATACCAAAAGATTGGCGGGAATATGTAAGGAGGCTGGCGTGGAAACTCATCATGTCGAAGCTGCCAAAGACATAAAGCCCTCCTGGTTTAGAAAAAAAAGAAGTATCGGCTTGGCCGGAGGGACTTCAACGCCGGCTTGGGTGATTAAACA